In a genomic window of bacterium:
- a CDS encoding fibronectin type III domain-containing protein has product MYSFLGGLWFAGLSGVDTLASMAASSGSSTLRDFYGRRRIERHVDSLRGHQRFTCVYYDTAIASYRLGAWDRAPGIEVRQTSHAFASPPYDRFILIDYLIRNRSGQTIRRPYVGFFDDADIANTRAGHLREDGPKDDIAGFIPSHTIAYALDNDGDPHGDTVWVPTSSVGAMGIAPVFADPLPHDTSFNWWATDFGQLTWAPMRPSPDYPSYNSSLPYFPGGPRQVYWTMANHEKDYDQLWSAVDMSGEGWRKPRLGPAAENLANGLDTRILLSFGFPDMEPGDSIRIVIAVAAGDSVHVHPADFARLFDPQHPGNLNSQFDFSDLIRNVEMARAAWAGQFDLYAAAPAFISTAPDAGDAVRCEWTPAPFYHVRGYRLFARPLGEASWQCVAESDQNRRASTASGLQVGRAYEFAVASLDWNLTQGPLSHPDTIIVGRPVTVPELTCESVRNVVAVRISVTPPPAPLPPLRFVNLYRKSEYEDDFHLLARIALSATDGATAAGQPRRGHLSLLPNAYIDGDIAIGTRYSYRASVENSLGLEGPPSPAVSVTAMTKDRRGLIIFLDKQETASLYNPERQLEFYGNWAAQMGFDTSTIVDDDLQRWDSLVSIQYLARYQCIVLVDEDPRSRSPLRTVFMPFYGIRKYLASGGRAVFATRNHGNYFWYCGCYSPAFIVREFCGVDAVFYEKSVRGTQWLRGEFLGAQSVDARYESVEADSTAGWDMPYLRQLADQVDTIFAAGYIPYIGALGSLDEHTQVLYTYESAYEPSNLHGKPVAVERITDSTATVMFNFPLSLMKREQAWRALTQAIVDLGIDTTNYWTPPATTNRAMIEWLYGKSSTRPDPDWDINRDGVIDIRDVVGGIKR; this is encoded by the coding sequence ATGTACAGCTTTCTCGGCGGGCTGTGGTTTGCGGGCCTGAGCGGCGTCGACACGCTGGCCAGCATGGCGGCATCATCGGGCAGCTCCACCCTGCGCGACTTCTATGGACGCCGGCGAATTGAGCGGCACGTCGACTCCCTCCGGGGTCACCAGCGCTTTACCTGTGTCTACTACGACACCGCCATTGCATCGTATCGCCTCGGAGCATGGGATCGCGCGCCGGGCATCGAGGTCCGACAAACGTCTCATGCTTTTGCCAGCCCGCCGTATGACCGCTTCATCCTCATCGACTACCTGATCCGCAACCGGTCCGGCCAAACCATCCGGCGACCCTATGTGGGTTTCTTCGATGACGCCGACATCGCCAACACGCGCGCCGGCCACCTGAGAGAGGATGGCCCCAAGGATGATATTGCCGGGTTCATTCCCTCGCACACGATTGCCTATGCCCTCGACAACGATGGTGACCCGCACGGCGACACCGTCTGGGTGCCCACCTCGAGCGTCGGCGCGATGGGAATTGCCCCGGTCTTCGCCGACCCGCTCCCGCACGACACATCGTTCAATTGGTGGGCCACCGATTTCGGTCAGTTGACGTGGGCGCCGATGCGTCCTTCACCCGATTATCCCTCCTACAACAGTTCCTTGCCGTACTTCCCCGGCGGTCCGCGGCAGGTTTACTGGACGATGGCCAATCATGAAAAGGACTACGATCAGCTCTGGTCGGCGGTCGATATGTCGGGCGAGGGATGGAGGAAACCTCGCCTGGGACCGGCGGCCGAAAATCTCGCCAACGGACTTGATACCCGCATCCTCCTGTCGTTCGGCTTCCCGGACATGGAACCCGGCGACTCGATTCGCATTGTGATTGCCGTGGCCGCGGGTGACTCCGTGCATGTCCACCCCGCGGACTTCGCCCGGCTCTTCGATCCGCAGCATCCGGGGAATCTGAACAGCCAATTCGACTTTTCCGACCTGATCCGCAATGTGGAAATGGCGCGCGCCGCCTGGGCCGGCCAGTTTGACCTGTATGCCGCGGCGCCCGCATTCATCTCCACCGCACCGGACGCAGGCGATGCCGTTCGTTGCGAGTGGACACCAGCACCTTTCTATCATGTGCGTGGTTATCGCCTCTTTGCCCGTCCGCTGGGAGAGGCATCGTGGCAGTGTGTCGCCGAGTCCGACCAGAATCGCCGCGCGAGCACCGCGTCCGGCCTGCAAGTCGGACGGGCGTATGAGTTTGCCGTCGCCTCGCTGGATTGGAATCTGACCCAGGGGCCATTGTCACACCCCGACACCATCATCGTCGGGCGCCCGGTGACCGTTCCCGAACTGACGTGCGAGTCAGTCCGTAACGTGGTCGCCGTCAGAATCAGCGTGACCCCGCCACCCGCGCCGCTCCCACCTCTGCGGTTCGTCAATCTGTATCGCAAGTCCGAATACGAAGATGACTTTCACCTCCTGGCACGCATTGCGTTGAGTGCGACCGATGGCGCAACGGCGGCAGGGCAACCGCGGCGCGGACATCTCTCCCTGCTTCCCAACGCCTACATCGACGGCGACATCGCAATCGGCACCAGGTATTCCTACCGCGCGTCCGTGGAGAACAGTCTCGGCCTTGAAGGACCGCCATCGCCGGCCGTTTCCGTCACCGCGATGACAAAGGACCGCCGCGGCTTGATCATCTTTCTCGACAAACAGGAAACCGCGTCCCTGTACAATCCCGAACGTCAGCTCGAGTTCTACGGCAACTGGGCCGCGCAAATGGGATTCGATACCAGCACCATCGTCGACGACGATTTGCAGCGATGGGATTCGCTCGTGTCGATTCAGTACCTGGCTCGTTACCAGTGCATTGTCTTGGTTGACGAGGATCCCCGTTCAAGGAGTCCGTTGCGCACAGTGTTCATGCCCTTTTACGGGATCAGGAAGTATCTGGCAAGCGGAGGCCGAGCCGTCTTCGCAACACGAAATCACGGTAACTACTTCTGGTACTGCGGATGTTACAGTCCAGCATTCATCGTGAGAGAATTCTGTGGTGTCGACGCGGTGTTCTACGAGAAGTCAGTAAGGGGTACGCAATGGCTTCGCGGGGAATTTTTGGGCGCGCAATCCGTGGACGCGCGCTATGAGTCGGTGGAGGCAGACAGCACGGCCGGCTGGGACATGCCGTATCTCCGGCAGCTGGCCGATCAAGTGGACACGATCTTCGCCGCCGGGTACATCCCGTACATCGGCGCCCTGGGATCATTGGACGAACACACGCAGGTTCTCTACACGTATGAATCCGCTTACGAACCCTCCAACTTGCACGGCAAACCCGTCGCCGTCGAACGCATCACCGATTCTACCGCCACCGTCATGTTCAACTTCCCCCTCTCGCTGATGAAACGCGAGCAGGCCTGGCGCGCGCTGACACAGGCGATCGTCGATCTGGGCATCGACACGACCAACTACTGGACGCCGCCGGCCACGACCAATCGCGCCATGATCGAATGGCTCTATGGCAAGTCGTCAACCAGGCCCGACCCGGATTGGGATATCAACCGCGACGGTGTGATCGACATCCGCGATGTCGTGGGCGGAATAAAGCGGTGA
- a CDS encoding sodium-translocating pyrophosphatase yields MNGYMAIIVGISVASLLFVIWLAKHVLSFDTGTPAMRAISDAIREGAEAFMRRQYGTIAKLSIVLAAVIFVLYGFVRGHHDFDPVGSRLAMAWWITLSFVLGALCSGIAGFIGMWISIRSNIRTASASTRSLNDALRIALRGGAVSGLLVVAMSLLGVGGLYWLVAATTDVKLTSIPLLIVGYGFGASFVALFAQLGGGIYTKAADVGADLVGKVEAGIPEDDPRNPAVVADLVGDNVGDCAGRGADLFESTAAENIGAMILGAGIAMAAEKQGLAFAAGSIGVMLFPLIARAFGIIASIIGIMMVKTNEQEDPMKALNRGYMIAVVLAMIGFGISTRWLLHIDAAPNAWMFFFASGLIGVLTSVAFVWITQYYTEYKYRPVKEIAEACQTGPATNIITGMAVALECTALPVLTISIAILASYFLGEAALPGGGFFGTAVATMGMLATAAYILAMDTFGPITDNAGGIIEMSHQPEEIRRKTDRLDAVGNTTKALTKGYAIGSAALAAFLLFTAYMDEIRNYIGDHELFKAIDIAKPAVFVGALLGAMLVFLFSALAIRAVGKAAYYVINDVRQQFKEKPGILKGTEKPDYGRCVDIVTRGALKQMVLPGILAVGMPIAVGLIFRMFITPEDRLIAAEAVAALLMVGTIGGILMATMLNNGGGAWDNAKKFIETGMYGGKGSDAHKAGVVGDTVGDPFKDTAGPSIHVLIKLLSTITLVLAPLFI; encoded by the coding sequence ATTAACGGCTACATGGCCATCATCGTCGGCATCAGCGTGGCGAGTCTGCTCTTCGTCATCTGGCTGGCGAAGCATGTGCTGAGTTTCGACACCGGGACGCCGGCGATGCGCGCAATCTCGGACGCCATCAGGGAGGGCGCCGAGGCGTTCATGCGCCGCCAGTATGGGACCATCGCGAAACTCTCCATTGTGCTGGCCGCGGTCATTTTTGTGCTCTACGGGTTTGTGCGTGGCCATCATGACTTCGATCCGGTCGGTTCACGATTGGCCATGGCCTGGTGGATCACGCTCTCCTTTGTGCTCGGCGCTCTCTGCTCCGGCATCGCCGGTTTCATCGGCATGTGGATTTCCATCCGCTCCAACATCCGCACCGCCTCCGCCTCCACCCGTTCGCTCAATGATGCGCTCCGTATCGCCCTGCGCGGCGGCGCGGTCTCCGGGCTGCTGGTGGTGGCGATGAGTCTTCTGGGTGTCGGCGGTCTCTACTGGCTGGTGGCCGCCACCACCGACGTCAAGCTGACCAGCATCCCGCTTCTGATCGTCGGCTATGGCTTCGGCGCCTCGTTCGTCGCGCTCTTTGCCCAGTTGGGCGGCGGTATCTACACCAAGGCCGCCGACGTCGGCGCCGATCTGGTGGGTAAAGTCGAAGCCGGCATTCCCGAAGATGACCCGCGCAATCCCGCGGTGGTCGCCGATCTGGTCGGCGACAACGTCGGCGACTGCGCCGGGCGTGGCGCCGACCTCTTCGAATCCACCGCCGCCGAAAACATCGGCGCGATGATCCTCGGCGCTGGGATCGCGATGGCCGCCGAAAAGCAGGGGCTCGCCTTCGCCGCCGGGTCGATCGGTGTCATGCTCTTTCCCCTGATCGCCCGCGCCTTCGGTATTATCGCCTCGATCATCGGCATCATGATGGTCAAGACCAACGAGCAGGAAGACCCGATGAAGGCGCTCAACCGCGGCTACATGATCGCGGTGGTGCTGGCCATGATCGGCTTTGGCATTTCGACCCGCTGGCTGTTGCACATCGACGCGGCGCCGAACGCCTGGATGTTCTTCTTCGCCTCCGGGTTGATCGGCGTGCTCACCTCGGTGGCGTTTGTCTGGATCACGCAATACTACACCGAATACAAGTACCGTCCGGTGAAGGAGATCGCCGAGGCCTGCCAGACCGGCCCGGCGACCAACATCATCACCGGCATGGCGGTGGCGCTGGAATGCACCGCGCTGCCGGTGCTCACGATTTCGATCGCGATTCTGGCCTCCTACTTCCTCGGCGAGGCGGCGCTGCCCGGCGGCGGCTTCTTCGGCACCGCGGTGGCGACCATGGGCATGCTGGCCACCGCTGCCTACATCCTGGCGATGGACACCTTCGGCCCGATCACCGACAACGCCGGCGGCATCATTGAGATGAGCCACCAGCCGGAGGAAATCCGCCGCAAGACCGACCGTCTCGACGCCGTCGGCAACACCACCAAGGCCTTGACCAAGGGGTATGCCATCGGCTCGGCGGCGCTGGCGGCCTTCCTGCTGTTCACCGCCTACATGGATGAAATCCGCAACTACATCGGCGACCACGAATTGTTTAAAGCCATCGACATCGCCAAGCCCGCGGTCTTTGTCGGCGCGCTGTTGGGCGCGATGCTGGTCTTCCTCTTCTCGGCACTGGCGATCCGCGCCGTGGGCAAGGCGGCCTACTACGTCATCAACGATGTCCGTCAGCAGTTCAAGGAGAAGCCGGGCATTCTGAAGGGCACAGAGAAACCGGATTATGGCCGTTGCGTGGACATCGTCACCCGCGGCGCGCTCAAGCAAATGGTACTGCCGGGCATTCTCGCGGTCGGCATGCCGATCGCCGTGGGCCTTATTTTCCGCATGTTCATTACTCCGGAAGATCGACTGATCGCGGCTGAGGCGGTGGCGGCCCTGCTGATGGTCGGCACGATCGGCGGCATCTTGATGGCCACGATGCTCAACAACGGCGGCGGCGCCTGGGACAACGCCAAGAAGTTCATCGAGACCGGCATGTACGGCGGCAAGGGCTCTGACGCCCACAAGGCCGGCGTGGTCGGCGACACCGTCGGCGATCCTTTCAAGGACACCGCCGGCCCCTCGATCCACGTGCTGATCAAGTTGCTCTCCACGATCACGCTCGTGCTCGCCCCGCTGTTTATCTAA
- a CDS encoding YceI family protein, whose translation MLKRLALIAVMVTGMAVSVQAENYVFDRAHSYIGFAVTHFGLSRVKGNFSDFNGTINYDPANPAKSMVEVTVQAASIDTKAESRDKHLKSPDFFAVDSFPTLTFKSTSITPKNEKSFEVTGDLTMRGVTKPVTLNVELVGAMEDPMMGKRLGFTASGRINRQDFGVAWNKTLDAGGLVVSNEVDLVLEVEAVVPKEKQ comes from the coding sequence ATGCTGAAACGTTTGGCTCTGATCGCTGTGATGGTCACGGGCATGGCGGTCTCCGTCCAGGCCGAGAACTATGTCTTTGACCGCGCGCACTCGTACATCGGCTTTGCCGTGACACACTTCGGCCTCAGCCGGGTGAAGGGCAATTTTTCCGACTTCAACGGCACCATCAATTACGACCCGGCCAATCCCGCCAAATCGATGGTCGAGGTTACCGTTCAGGCCGCCAGCATCGACACCAAGGCCGAGAGCCGCGACAAGCACCTCAAAAGCCCCGATTTCTTCGCGGTCGATTCGTTTCCGACCCTGACGTTTAAGTCCACATCGATCACTCCCAAGAACGAGAAATCGTTTGAGGTCACCGGCGATCTGACCATGCGCGGTGTGACCAAGCCGGTCACGCTCAATGTCGAGTTGGTCGGCGCGATGGAAGACCCGATGATGGGCAAACGCCTTGGCTTCACCGCCTCAGGCAGGATCAACCGTCAGGACTTCGGCGTCGCCTGGAACAAGACCCTCGATGCCGGAGGACTGGTGGTCAGCAACGAGGTCGATCTGGTCCTCGAGGTCGAAGCGGTGGTCCCCAAGGAAAAGCAGTAA
- a CDS encoding DUF2480 family protein, with product MPHFDLESFAEGGILREQSVRAAFARHDWEQYRDKTVHVRGCGNLLVPTWAYLMTAAHLAQVARKITFGEEMAPLPVFSREEFETSRNNRLNPSD from the coding sequence ATGCCACACTTTGATCTCGAATCATTCGCCGAGGGCGGCATCCTGCGCGAGCAGAGCGTGCGCGCGGCCTTCGCGCGGCATGACTGGGAGCAGTACCGCGATAAGACCGTGCATGTGCGCGGCTGCGGCAACCTCCTGGTCCCGACCTGGGCCTATCTGATGACCGCCGCGCACCTGGCGCAGGTGGCGCGTAAGATCACCTTCGGTGAGGAGATGGCCCCGCTGCCGGTCTTTTCGCGCGAGGAATTCGAGACAAGCCGGAACAATCGGTTGAATCCATCTGACTGA
- a CDS encoding iron-sulfur cluster assembly accessory protein: protein MSETPQSAAHELPIASQDLPIIDLTETAVTEVKRRLQEAGMQGHYLRVGVQGGGCSGLMYQLAFDDQLGKFDKVIDVKGVPVVVDLKSALYLRGTTIDYVTALVGGGFKFSNPNAAKSCGCGTSFSA, encoded by the coding sequence ATGAGCGAAACACCACAGAGCGCTGCCCACGAATTGCCGATTGCCAGCCAGGATCTGCCAATTATCGATCTGACCGAAACCGCCGTGACGGAGGTGAAGCGCCGTCTGCAGGAGGCGGGGATGCAGGGACATTACCTGCGGGTCGGTGTGCAGGGGGGCGGTTGTTCGGGGTTGATGTACCAGCTGGCCTTCGACGATCAGCTGGGGAAATTCGACAAGGTCATTGATGTGAAGGGTGTGCCGGTGGTCGTGGATCTGAAAAGCGCGCTGTATCTGCGTGGCACCACGATCGACTATGTGACCGCATTGGTGGGGGGCGGCTTCAAGTTCAGCAACCCCAACGCCGCGAAATCCTGCGGTTGCGGCACGTCCTTCTCTGCCTGA
- a CDS encoding cysteine desulfurase family protein, translated as MSVTLPIYMDHHATTPVDPRVLEAMLPYFSERFGNAASVTHAFGWEAQEAVEKARATIAAALGAEPKEIIFTSGATESDNLALKGAFAAQTGNRDHLIVSAIEHNAVLDTARRLEQQGIRLTVIPVDAAGMVDPQSIRDAITDRTLLVSVMAANNEVGTIQPIREIGHICRERGVYFHTDASQACGKIPLDVQEDAVDLLSLSAHKIYGPKGIGALYVRRYKPRVKLAPLLDGGGHEQGLRSGTLPVPLIVGFARAIELVTAERDSEMARQAGLRDRLMRALLERLDGVRVNGSLESRLPNNLNLAFERVDAEAVLTAIKDVALSSGSACSSAEVEPSHVLKAIGLPDELAQGSIRFGLGRSTTAEEVEYVIDRIVEVVERLRALSPKRPPAPAPLH; from the coding sequence ATGAGCGTGACTCTGCCCATCTACATGGATCACCATGCCACCACCCCGGTCGATCCGCGGGTGCTGGAGGCGATGCTCCCGTATTTCTCCGAGCGTTTCGGCAACGCCGCCTCAGTCACGCACGCCTTTGGCTGGGAAGCGCAGGAGGCGGTCGAGAAGGCGCGCGCGACCATCGCCGCCGCCCTCGGCGCCGAGCCCAAAGAGATCATCTTTACCTCCGGCGCCACCGAATCGGACAACTTGGCCCTCAAGGGCGCCTTCGCCGCCCAGACCGGCAATCGCGATCATTTGATTGTCTCGGCCATCGAGCACAACGCCGTCCTCGACACGGCACGACGTCTCGAACAGCAGGGCATTCGACTCACGGTGATTCCGGTCGATGCCGCGGGGATGGTCGATCCGCAGAGCATCCGCGATGCCATCACTGATCGGACGTTGCTGGTCTCGGTGATGGCCGCCAACAACGAAGTCGGCACGATCCAGCCGATCCGGGAAATCGGCCATATCTGCCGCGAACGCGGTGTCTACTTTCATACCGATGCGTCGCAGGCCTGCGGAAAAATCCCGCTCGATGTGCAGGAGGACGCCGTCGACCTGCTCTCGTTGTCGGCGCACAAGATTTATGGTCCCAAGGGCATCGGCGCGCTCTATGTCCGCCGATATAAGCCGCGGGTTAAACTGGCGCCGTTGCTTGACGGCGGCGGCCACGAGCAGGGGCTGCGCTCCGGGACACTGCCGGTGCCGCTGATTGTCGGTTTTGCGCGCGCGATCGAATTGGTCACGGCCGAACGTGACAGCGAGATGGCGCGTCAGGCCGGACTGCGCGACCGGCTGATGCGCGCGCTGCTGGAGCGGCTCGACGGTGTGCGCGTCAATGGATCGCTGGAGTCGCGTTTGCCCAACAATCTCAATCTCGCCTTCGAGCGCGTCGATGCCGAGGCGGTGCTGACCGCGATCAAGGATGTGGCGCTCTCATCCGGCTCGGCCTGCAGTTCGGCCGAGGTGGAACCCTCGCATGTGCTCAAGGCGATTGGTCTGCCCGATGAATTGGCGCAGGGCTCGATCCGTTTTGGATTGGGACGTTCCACCACGGCTGAGGAGGTCGAGTACGTGATCGACCGCATCGTCGAAGTCGTTGAACGCCTTAGGGCTTTGTCCCCAAAGCGTCCCCCGGCACCGGCCCCGCTCCATTGA
- a CDS encoding CBS domain-containing protein — MTAVGSIIAQGIPLKWIPVSASVLDAVKIMVGHDVGALPVLDEDRLVGVFSERDLMKRVIVKGLDPSRTRVADVMSRDIYATDVTDDHSVAMRIMSEQRVRHLPVLDRGRLAGFLSMRDLMRAELEGKEFEIKSLTDYIYYVPPTPE; from the coding sequence ATGACCGCTGTCGGTTCGATCATTGCACAGGGCATTCCACTGAAGTGGATTCCGGTGAGCGCAAGCGTGTTGGATGCGGTCAAGATCATGGTTGGGCACGATGTCGGCGCGCTGCCGGTCCTCGATGAGGACCGTCTGGTCGGCGTCTTCTCCGAGCGCGATCTGATGAAACGCGTCATCGTCAAGGGGCTGGACCCCTCGCGCACCCGCGTCGCCGATGTAATGAGCCGCGACATCTACGCGACCGATGTCACCGATGATCATTCCGTGGCGATGCGGATCATGTCGGAGCAGCGGGTACGGCATCTGCCGGTCCTGGACCGGGGACGTCTGGCGGGGTTCCTGTCGATGCGCGATCTGATGCGGGCCGAGCTGGAAGGCAAGGAGTTCGAGATCAAGTCGCTGACCGACTACATCTACTACGTTCCGCCCACGCCGGAGTAA
- a CDS encoding restriction endonuclease produces the protein MAKENLSRSQELAAKVAHAALRILKEKGGQASARDVIAEIERTMDFDPWAKEVYEKSGNVRWKSVLRFFSIPCIKAGFLIKKKGVWYITPEGEKALDLGPAGLLEAARKAYRNWRQENQPLDEDESTAGGDVEQEATIHEIEQLAIEGLKKQISLKNPYEFQELVAGLLRGMGYYTPFVAPQGKDGGIDVIAYRDPLGSASPRIKVQIKHRESPASVQEVRQLMGLLQKDGDVGMFVSSGGFTPDAKFTARGALVHVELIDLDRFIALWQEFYPKMTDEDRSLLPLVPIYFYAPPV, from the coding sequence ATGGCAAAAGAGAATCTTTCCCGGTCCCAGGAACTGGCCGCCAAAGTTGCCCATGCGGCTCTTCGGATCCTGAAGGAAAAGGGTGGTCAAGCATCAGCACGAGATGTCATTGCGGAGATCGAACGAACCATGGACTTCGACCCATGGGCCAAAGAAGTTTACGAGAAATCTGGAAATGTGCGCTGGAAGTCCGTACTGCGGTTCTTCAGTATTCCCTGCATCAAGGCGGGATTCCTGATTAAGAAGAAAGGGGTGTGGTACATAACACCCGAAGGCGAAAAGGCCTTGGATTTGGGCCCCGCTGGATTGCTCGAAGCCGCCCGAAAGGCATATCGGAACTGGCGACAGGAGAATCAGCCGCTCGACGAAGACGAATCCACGGCGGGTGGCGATGTCGAGCAGGAAGCCACAATACATGAGATCGAGCAATTGGCCATCGAGGGACTGAAGAAGCAGATCTCTCTGAAGAATCCCTATGAATTCCAGGAATTGGTGGCAGGGCTTTTGCGTGGGATGGGGTACTACACTCCATTTGTCGCACCGCAGGGCAAAGATGGCGGTATCGATGTAATCGCCTATCGCGATCCCTTGGGATCCGCATCTCCGCGAATCAAGGTTCAAATCAAGCATCGCGAATCACCGGCATCTGTTCAGGAAGTGCGGCAATTGATGGGCCTCCTTCAGAAAGACGGAGACGTTGGGATGTTTGTATCATCGGGAGGATTCACTCCCGATGCCAAGTTTACAGCACGCGGGGCCCTCGTCCATGTCGAGTTGATTGACCTTGACCGCTTCATTGCGCTATGGCAGGAGTTTTATCCCAAAATGACAGACGAAGACAGATCGCTCTTGCCGCTCGTCCCAATCTACTTCTACGCGCCACCGGTTTGA
- a CDS encoding class I SAM-dependent methyltransferase codes for MHEQTPRFWDIFFEIFESLPRQGVGSRACTARALALCADLPPRPRIVDLGCGVGGQTLDLAELTQGTILAIDKHVPFVERLRQTVADRGLSDRIDARVGDMLQLDVPPHSFDLVWSEGAFFNIGIESALRIGRELLRPRGHIAFSDAVWGRENPPEEVRAAFAEYDTMRTVDQLLPVIADAGFELRGRFTLPASAWWDDFYTPMEALIAERRRRYAGDSEAQRALDNLAAEADMHRRYADYYPYVFFVARLKS; via the coding sequence ATGCATGAACAGACACCGCGCTTCTGGGACATCTTCTTCGAGATTTTCGAATCGCTGCCTCGTCAGGGTGTGGGCAGCCGCGCCTGCACGGCCCGCGCGTTGGCGCTCTGCGCCGATCTGCCGCCCCGCCCGCGCATCGTCGATCTGGGTTGCGGTGTCGGCGGGCAGACCCTGGACCTGGCCGAATTGACACAGGGCACAATCCTCGCGATCGACAAGCATGTCCCCTTTGTCGAGCGGCTGCGGCAGACAGTGGCCGATCGCGGCCTGAGCGATCGCATTGATGCGCGGGTCGGCGACATGCTTCAACTCGATGTGCCGCCGCACAGCTTCGATCTGGTCTGGTCCGAAGGCGCTTTCTTCAACATCGGGATCGAAAGCGCGCTGCGGATCGGCCGCGAACTGCTGCGTCCGCGCGGGCACATCGCCTTCTCCGATGCGGTCTGGGGCCGGGAGAATCCGCCGGAGGAGGTGCGCGCGGCCTTCGCCGAATACGACACCATGCGCACGGTGGACCAGTTGCTGCCGGTCATCGCCGACGCCGGGTTCGAACTGCGGGGGCGCTTCACTCTGCCGGCCAGCGCCTGGTGGGACGATTTCTACACCCCGATGGAAGCATTGATCGCCGAACGCCGCCGCCGCTACGCCGGCGACAGCGAGGCGCAGCGCGCGCTGGACAACCTCGCCGCCGAGGCGGACATGCACCGCAGATACGCCGACTACTACCCCTACGTGTTCTTTGTCGCGCGGCTGAAATCATAA
- a CDS encoding cysteine synthase family protein produces the protein MSIGANILAAIGRTSMVRLGQLAPKDGAGICVKLEWENPTGCMKDRAARAMIARAEADGRLKPGDTIIEYTGGSTGISLSLIALAKGYRIRIVTSDAFSRDKLLHMEALGAELVMVPSEGGLTTKKLILEMIETARELSRAPNTFWTNQLSNADSIGGYHALGEEIWEQTGGKVDAFIQSVGTAASLRGVGAALKRHNPQVRIIAVEPAESPVLSGGQPGPHKIEGVGIGYIPPLWDPQLVDEVIAVRTEDAKAMARRLAREEGLFAGTSSGANVAAAIGLAERLGPTATIVTLMCDSGLKYLSTDVHGRKSPA, from the coding sequence ATGTCCATCGGCGCCAACATCCTCGCCGCCATCGGCCGGACCAGCATGGTGCGGCTGGGTCAGCTGGCGCCCAAAGACGGCGCCGGCATCTGTGTCAAACTCGAATGGGAAAACCCGACTGGCTGCATGAAGGACCGGGCCGCCCGGGCGATGATCGCCCGCGCCGAGGCCGACGGACGCCTCAAGCCGGGGGACACCATCATCGAGTACACCGGCGGCAGCACCGGCATCTCGCTTTCGTTGATCGCCCTGGCCAAAGGGTACCGCATTCGGATCGTCACGTCCGATGCCTTCAGCCGCGACAAGCTGCTTCACATGGAGGCCCTCGGCGCCGAACTGGTCATGGTCCCCAGCGAAGGCGGCCTGACCACCAAGAAGCTGATCCTTGAGATGATCGAGACCGCGCGGGAGTTGAGCCGAGCGCCCAACACCTTCTGGACCAATCAACTCAGCAACGCCGACAGCATCGGCGGCTACCACGCGCTTGGCGAGGAGATCTGGGAGCAGACCGGAGGGAAAGTCGACGCCTTCATCCAGAGTGTCGGCACCGCCGCCTCGCTGCGCGGTGTCGGCGCCGCGCTCAAGCGGCACAATCCCCAGGTGCGGATCATCGCGGTCGAACCGGCCGAATCGCCGGTGCTTTCCGGCGGGCAACCGGGTCCGCACAAAATCGAGGGTGTCGGCATCGGCTACATCCCGCCGCTATGGGATCCGCAATTGGTCGACGAAGTGATCGCGGTGCGCACCGAGGATGCCAAGGCGATGGCGCGACGTCTGGCGCGCGAGGAGGGCCTCTTCGCCGGGACATCCTCCGGCGCCAATGTGGCCGCCGCCATCGGTCTGGCCGAACGTCTCGGACCAACTGCGACCATCGTCACGTTGATGTGCGATTCCGGTCTGAAGTATCTGAGCACCGATGTGCACGGCAGAAAATCGCCGGCATGA